From one Drosophila subpulchrella strain 33 F10 #4 breed RU33 chromosome 3L, RU_Dsub_v1.1 Primary Assembly, whole genome shotgun sequence genomic stretch:
- the LOC119554131 gene encoding uncharacterized protein LOC119554131, with the protein MYRTRTKAFLKLSQGLMSPRLLAGSVNKGNSSKESCKDDSKNEEKKKKTDICGRPIHPTSPRCKNKPGGSDKKSEDECKK; encoded by the exons ATGTATAGAACGCGAACAAAAGcgtttttaaaattaagccAAGGGCTAATGAGCCCGCGCCTACTGGCTGGTTCGGTCAATAAAGGCAACTCAAGCAAGGAATCTTGTAAGGACGACTCTAAAAATgaagaaaagaagaagaaaactGATATCTGCGGAAGAC CTATACATCCGACCTCTCCTCGCTGCAAAAATAAGCCCGGGGGTTCAGATAAAAAATCCGAAGAtgagtgcaagaaataa
- the LOC119554132 gene encoding uncharacterized protein LOC119554132, translated as MPRLLLQCRSTLLILRHQTAVKNEKGLFGKLLEKCQSFRKEEKDVAGEEESKRS; from the coding sequence ATGCCCCGACTTTTGTTGCAGTGCCGAAGCACTTTGCTGATCCTTCGTCATCAGACAGCcgtgaaaaatgaaaaaggacTCTTTGGCAAGCTCTTGGAGAAGTGCCAGTCCTTCCGCAAGGAAGAAAAGGATGTGGCCGGGGAAGAGGAATCAAAGAGGTCATAG